One part of the Sulfolobus tengchongensis genome encodes these proteins:
- a CDS encoding class I SAM-dependent methyltransferase translates to MSPHRHHYYPPEDFRRTFERPEEYLPSIFNGKRGVIVDYGCGNGFYCKYLLEYATKLYCIDINIVALEEVRKKFSNAITLTNPKEIPDQSVDFILFANSFHDIEDKEYVVNEVNRILKRDGRVIIIDWKKEDTGFGPPLSIRMSEEDYLMWFKDFTIEKRFEPTPYHFGLVMRRKTN, encoded by the coding sequence ATGTCCCCCCACCGCCATCATTACTATCCTCCTGAGGATTTTAGAAGAACATTTGAAAGACCAGAGGAATACCTTCCTTCGATATTTAATGGGAAAAGAGGAGTAATAGTAGATTATGGCTGTGGAAATGGATTTTACTGCAAATATCTTCTTGAATATGCTACTAAATTATATTGTATTGATATAAATATAGTCGCTTTAGAGGAAGTAAGAAAGAAATTCTCCAATGCAATAACCCTTACAAACCCTAAGGAAATTCCGGATCAATCTGTTGATTTTATCCTTTTCGCTAATTCCTTTCATGATATAGAAGATAAAGAGTACGTGGTTAATGAGGTTAATAGAATTTTAAAAAGAGATGGCAGAGTTATCATCATAGACTGGAAAAAAGAAGATACTGGATTTGGTCCCCCATTAAGTATTAGAATGAGTGAGGAAGATTACTTAATGTGGTTTAAGGATTTCACTATAGAGAAGAGATTTGAACCAACGCCATATCACTTTGGATTAGTAATGAGGAGGAAAACCAATTGA
- a CDS encoding ATP-binding protein has protein sequence MSIDEIKQVIVDQSEILTRKMRGNIIKRDVPDLLKYLKIPNALAILGVRRSGKSTLSILLLKDKKFSYINFDDERLKGLKTEDLNKILQAIYELYGDIEYMIFDEIHNVEGWELFVSRLRDIKKIIVTGSNSKMLSGELATFITGRHSDYVLFPFSFKEYLRFKGWEVQETDLYSTFKISQLKNELENYLIEGGFPESILLGRDQINFIYNDILFKDVISRYKIRDIEKFRDFARTLISYYSNEVSLRALSKVIDVNKVTVESWANGLNDAYLIFFLPRYGEKLRQRLTYNKKVYTVDPGIISNIAIRGKDKGRIMENLVAIKLFRELQGTEHLFYIRNNYEVDFYDEINSRLIQVTYASDKVENREIKGLIEGYKLTKAKELIIVSWDIKDTLKVEGREIKIVPVYEFLLK, from the coding sequence ATGAGTATCGACGAAATTAAGCAAGTTATTGTTGATCAGTCCGAGATATTGACTAGGAAGATGAGGGGGAATATTATCAAGAGGGATGTGCCAGATCTGTTAAAATACTTAAAAATACCAAATGCTTTAGCTATATTGGGCGTAAGAAGATCTGGAAAGTCAACTTTATCTATTCTTTTACTTAAAGATAAGAAGTTTTCGTATATTAATTTTGATGATGAAAGACTAAAGGGTTTAAAAACAGAAGATTTAAATAAAATTTTACAAGCAATTTACGAATTATATGGGGATATAGAGTACATGATTTTTGATGAAATACATAACGTAGAAGGATGGGAACTCTTTGTTTCTAGGTTAAGAGATATAAAAAAGATTATTGTGACTGGAAGCAATTCTAAAATGTTATCTGGCGAGTTAGCTACTTTCATTACTGGAAGGCATAGTGATTATGTTCTTTTCCCTTTTTCCTTCAAAGAGTATTTGAGATTCAAGGGATGGGAAGTTCAAGAAACTGACCTTTATTCCACATTCAAAATTTCACAGCTGAAGAACGAATTAGAGAACTACCTTATTGAAGGTGGTTTTCCAGAATCCATTCTCCTAGGCAGAGATCAGATAAACTTCATTTATAATGACATTTTGTTTAAGGACGTTATCAGCAGGTATAAAATTAGGGATATAGAGAAATTTAGAGATTTCGCTAGGACTTTAATATCTTATTATTCTAACGAGGTTTCTTTAAGAGCGTTAAGTAAGGTGATAGATGTAAATAAGGTAACAGTAGAGAGTTGGGCTAATGGATTAAATGACGCATATTTGATTTTCTTCTTACCTAGATATGGTGAAAAATTAAGACAAAGGTTAACGTATAATAAAAAAGTTTATACTGTTGATCCTGGGATAATATCAAATATTGCAATAAGAGGAAAAGATAAAGGAAGAATTATGGAGAATTTAGTTGCGATTAAGCTTTTCAGAGAACTACAAGGCACTGAACACCTTTTCTACATAAGAAATAATTATGAAGTTGACTTCTATGACGAAATAAATTCAAGGCTAATACAAGTGACTTATGCCAGTGATAAAGTTGAAAACAGGGAAATAAAAGGGCTAATTGAAGGATATAAACTAACTAAGGCAAAAGAATTGATAATTGTTAGTTGGGATATAAAGGATACTCTCAAGGTTGAGGGAAGAGAAATAAAGATTGTACCCGTTTATGAGTTTTTGCTTAAATAA
- a CDS encoding helix-turn-helix domain-containing protein, which yields MIDEFQRLPESYWDVIGSVSPNGKLLLVGSSFRISKKMFDSRSPLLGLVLPYMLGLIHYSDALYTVKNPLLAMIYIDPWTIQFVKNVNEIYEKAYQLYMVTKGLIGEIFEEEERQLTLLYEAILLSLAEGEWNTALISGSLASKGFNIPASTVSSYLDTLVNMGLVDKIKIYGEKRKARWYYKISSPIISLMFYAEAKYNVSFTEEARELPMGRELQFVIGKMMAERYGGTLAYSPYEDIDVVIMKGDKPIIGYEVKIGEIDRSEAERAIERMRNAGIPKAGLISLKDKPKYNADEIIGPDELIQIANEITKSKGVAP from the coding sequence GTGATAGATGAGTTCCAAAGATTGCCGGAATCTTATTGGGATGTAATTGGCTCAGTCAGTCCCAATGGTAAGCTTTTGTTAGTCGGCTCAAGCTTTAGGATTTCTAAAAAAATGTTTGATTCAAGAAGCCCCCTTCTTGGTTTAGTTTTACCTTACATGTTGGGCTTAATACATTATTCTGACGCCCTTTATACTGTAAAAAACCCTTTACTTGCAATGATTTACATTGATCCTTGGACTATTCAGTTTGTAAAAAATGTTAACGAGATTTACGAAAAGGCTTATCAATTATACATGGTCACTAAAGGATTGATAGGAGAGATTTTTGAGGAGGAGGAAAGACAGTTAACCCTCCTCTACGAGGCAATTTTACTTTCGTTAGCTGAAGGGGAATGGAACACAGCTTTAATTTCTGGTTCATTAGCTAGCAAAGGATTTAACATTCCAGCATCAACAGTCAGTAGTTATTTAGATACCCTTGTTAACATGGGTTTAGTTGATAAGATAAAAATATATGGTGAAAAGAGGAAAGCGAGATGGTACTATAAAATCTCGTCACCAATCATTTCCTTAATGTTTTACGCTGAGGCTAAATATAATGTATCTTTTACTGAAGAAGCTAGGGAATTACCAATGGGTAGAGAGCTACAATTTGTTATTGGGAAAATGATGGCTGAAAGGTATGGCGGAACACTAGCTTATTCGCCCTATGAAGATATTGATGTAGTAATAATGAAAGGCGATAAGCCAATAATTGGGTATGAAGTAAAAATCGGTGAAATTGATAGAAGTGAAGCTGAAAGAGCAATAGAAAGAATGAGAAATGCTGGAATACCTAAGGCTGGTCTAATAAGTTTAAAAGATAAGCCTAAATATAATGCAGATGAAATCATTGGACCGGATGAATTAATTCAAATTGCTAATGAGATTACAAAGTCTAAAGGCGTTGCACCTTGA
- a CDS encoding aminotransferase class I/II-fold pyridoxal phosphate-dependent enzyme, with amino-acid sequence MYPEFCLERWQSLRDWRAKYVLSESGVEPLELRDINITNVKLEYGHTKGLVKLRELISSFYPGKKQEDIIITAGGAEANYLTILSTIKPGDEVIVEMPNYMQIPGLLRGMNARVKYIWLKEENFGLDLNQLNEMVTKNTKAIVITNPNNPTGMALSDNEIRGIVEIAEDNNAMIIADEVYRGSEHDGKIRPSFVDLYDRAISTNSMSKVYGLPGIRIGWAIANKDLVDKMWNIKDYTSISPSIIGQEIAYRVLQEREVYMERSRKIALNNFRLLERLLSSADVKWIKPNATVLAFIKLNGVRNTYDFSESLFQKYSVLVNPGECFEMPSYVRIGLGSTNTEFLTEALSLFVKHLNEYR; translated from the coding sequence ATGTATCCAGAATTTTGTCTAGAAAGATGGCAGTCCTTAAGGGATTGGAGAGCTAAATATGTGTTATCAGAAAGCGGAGTGGAACCATTAGAATTGAGGGATATAAATATTACTAACGTTAAGTTAGAATATGGTCATACGAAAGGTCTAGTGAAATTAAGGGAACTAATATCCTCCTTTTATCCCGGAAAGAAACAAGAAGATATAATCATAACTGCAGGGGGTGCTGAGGCAAATTATCTAACAATTCTTTCAACTATAAAGCCTGGAGATGAGGTAATAGTTGAAATGCCCAATTACATGCAAATCCCCGGATTGCTGAGAGGTATGAACGCTAGGGTAAAGTACATATGGCTTAAAGAGGAAAATTTTGGGTTAGATTTAAATCAACTCAACGAAATGGTTACTAAAAACACTAAGGCAATAGTAATAACGAATCCAAATAACCCAACTGGAATGGCTCTTTCAGATAACGAAATAAGGGGAATAGTAGAAATCGCTGAAGATAACAATGCGATGATAATAGCAGATGAGGTATATAGAGGTTCCGAACACGATGGAAAAATCAGACCCAGTTTCGTTGATCTTTATGATCGAGCAATAAGCACTAATAGTATGTCTAAGGTTTATGGCCTTCCGGGAATAAGAATAGGTTGGGCAATTGCAAATAAAGATTTAGTTGACAAAATGTGGAACATCAAAGATTATACCTCAATTTCTCCTTCAATCATAGGCCAAGAAATAGCCTATAGAGTTCTACAAGAAAGGGAAGTATATATGGAAAGATCCAGAAAAATAGCCTTGAATAATTTTAGATTATTAGAGAGACTTTTGTCCTCCGCAGATGTGAAGTGGATTAAACCAAACGCTACCGTATTAGCTTTTATTAAGCTAAACGGCGTTAGAAACACTTATGATTTCAGTGAGAGCCTATTTCAAAAATATAGTGTCCTGGTAAACCCTGGTGAATGTTTCGAGATGCCCAGCTATGTTAGAATAGGTTTAGGAAGTACAAACACTGAGTTTTTAACTGAAGCATTATCCCTATTTGTTAAGCATTTAAATGAATATAGATAA
- a CDS encoding tubulin-like doman-containing protein, translating to MSVKASRYSSVHIVGLGGTGVNILQRLIESERFLDFISSEDSSIALLGIDVADGDIDALNRAAAEIRQKLASKGIPIDRFWLSTLKIRFNTPDTLYDFLTKFDKYLASEGIRVKNYMPWISRATMIPPLAGGVGRMRALSKAIYNLNYYYLTEVNNAIELFKDKVVRSVKTPVVVVVFGLGGGTGSGMITDFIRHLRAKLGNGIPIIGLAVLPSSADDANARGISSFMALNELELLFNTELNKRIVEIYGNAYENKFSALFFVPLDLVYNIKGNLVEAKKELDEAIVDILYMLMHFDLADLLSSVGTNNVFTENWVNSIGFLKIRYPVSDYIGYAKKLLELVKVSGRFVKESKDIFDMINKMFTYEYDELVNIFKQSEINTGEYNPELFQSKLNEIIEGRNYEPTIKMQIRSVMDYTQYYAKKFISALNNIRFEEDTIEGSAVSLELKELNKANELINNYENLNKNILNEVRERIRAGKNFTTTQREVMESAVDFSNLVISLVSTIKSYVKAKLLADDLTRRNLQIPDNMKTRINEIAERELNALSQLFQVLTMSPEKQVKILDEAISRLIDLLESSENRIRDAENQSLSVEREIQRLTSEKEELKKEYNKIRIDFSGKKKRIADAIADIDARISSLTKINEENKQTLDKIKDFYNSLKTLKDKLDVNKPYRANLLTLVNLERELVSILSNITRTTKYYEKVVELSEYEQNKIIEKILMEDQRLDKGDNNVLKEILDKKRFNEIMDSLMRVFRTPSYAGFNNNYKTDFIWVTVSIPEGLWDMDLQQRLMNILSSNIQVEASKAISIRQTSQIEPWTISIMVVYAKGTLKYLEKYNNMIKDVEAFKPNEKILFRSFLLEQGIWDLDTFIKELKKEEIEHEQSH from the coding sequence ATGAGCGTAAAAGCTTCTAGGTATTCATCAGTTCACATAGTAGGTTTGGGTGGAACTGGAGTTAACATACTTCAGCGATTAATAGAAAGTGAAAGATTTTTAGATTTCATCTCATCGGAGGATTCATCTATAGCTTTACTAGGAATAGATGTAGCTGATGGGGATATTGACGCGTTAAATAGGGCTGCTGCGGAAATTAGACAAAAATTAGCATCTAAGGGAATACCCATTGATAGATTTTGGTTATCAACGCTCAAAATTAGATTTAATACGCCTGACACATTATACGACTTCCTAACTAAATTTGATAAATATTTAGCTAGCGAGGGAATAAGAGTAAAGAACTATATGCCATGGATTTCTAGAGCTACAATGATTCCACCGTTAGCTGGTGGAGTAGGAAGAATGAGGGCCTTAAGTAAGGCGATATACAATCTGAATTATTATTATTTAACTGAGGTTAATAACGCCATAGAATTGTTCAAGGATAAGGTGGTGAGATCTGTAAAGACTCCTGTCGTAGTTGTAGTGTTTGGACTCGGTGGTGGTACTGGAAGTGGTATGATCACTGATTTTATAAGACATCTTAGAGCTAAATTGGGAAATGGTATTCCAATTATTGGTTTAGCGGTATTACCCAGTTCTGCAGATGACGCCAACGCTAGAGGAATTTCTTCTTTTATGGCACTTAATGAATTAGAACTGCTATTCAATACAGAACTTAATAAGAGGATTGTGGAAATTTATGGAAATGCGTATGAGAATAAGTTCTCTGCTTTATTCTTCGTACCATTAGATTTAGTGTATAACATAAAGGGAAACTTAGTAGAGGCTAAGAAGGAACTTGACGAGGCAATAGTGGATATTCTATACATGCTGATGCATTTTGATTTGGCAGATCTACTTAGTAGCGTAGGTACAAATAACGTTTTTACTGAAAACTGGGTAAACTCCATAGGATTTTTGAAAATAAGATATCCCGTAAGTGATTATATTGGTTATGCCAAAAAACTATTGGAACTGGTTAAGGTTTCTGGAAGGTTTGTAAAGGAAAGTAAGGACATATTTGACATGATTAATAAAATGTTTACTTATGAATATGATGAGTTAGTTAATATCTTCAAACAATCTGAAATTAATACTGGAGAGTATAATCCGGAGTTATTCCAGAGTAAATTAAATGAAATAATCGAGGGTAGAAATTATGAGCCTACAATAAAAATGCAGATAAGATCTGTTATGGATTACACTCAATACTATGCTAAGAAGTTCATATCTGCATTAAACAATATTAGGTTCGAAGAAGATACAATAGAAGGATCAGCAGTAAGCTTAGAGTTAAAGGAATTAAACAAAGCTAATGAGTTAATAAATAACTATGAAAATTTAAATAAGAATATACTAAATGAAGTGAGAGAGAGAATAAGGGCAGGAAAGAACTTTACTACAACTCAGAGGGAAGTCATGGAATCCGCAGTAGATTTCAGCAATTTAGTTATTTCCTTAGTGTCCACAATAAAAAGTTATGTAAAGGCCAAACTATTGGCAGATGATTTGACTAGAAGAAACTTGCAAATACCAGATAACATGAAAACTAGAATAAATGAGATAGCAGAGAGAGAGCTAAACGCATTAAGTCAATTATTCCAAGTATTAACAATGTCGCCTGAGAAGCAGGTGAAGATTTTAGATGAGGCAATATCTAGGCTAATTGACTTATTAGAGTCGTCAGAGAATAGGATTAGAGATGCCGAGAATCAATCGTTAAGTGTAGAAAGGGAAATACAGAGACTAACAAGCGAGAAAGAAGAGCTAAAGAAGGAATACAATAAGATAAGAATAGACTTCAGTGGGAAGAAAAAGAGAATTGCTGATGCAATTGCTGATATAGACGCTAGAATATCATCACTCACTAAGATCAATGAGGAAAATAAACAGACATTAGATAAAATAAAGGATTTCTATAACTCACTAAAGACTTTGAAAGACAAACTAGATGTTAACAAACCATATAGAGCAAATTTATTGACTTTAGTAAACCTAGAAAGAGAGCTAGTTTCCATCCTTAGCAACATAACTAGAACTACAAAATATTATGAAAAAGTTGTCGAACTAAGTGAATATGAGCAAAATAAGATTATAGAAAAAATCTTGATGGAAGATCAGAGATTAGATAAAGGAGATAACAACGTGTTAAAGGAGATTTTAGATAAGAAGAGATTTAATGAGATAATGGATAGCTTGATGAGAGTATTTAGAACTCCTTCATATGCAGGGTTCAATAACAATTATAAGACTGATTTCATATGGGTAACAGTTAGCATACCTGAAGGTTTATGGGATATGGATCTTCAGCAAAGACTAATGAACATTCTAAGCTCTAACATACAGGTTGAAGCTAGCAAAGCTATTTCAATCAGACAAACATCCCAGATAGAACCTTGGACCATATCGATAATGGTAGTATATGCTAAAGGAACGCTAAAGTACTTAGAAAAATATAATAACATGATAAAAGACGTTGAGGCCTTTAAACCTAATGAAAAAATCCTATTCAGAAGCTTCCTATTAGAACAAGGAATTTGGGACTTAGATACGTTTATTAAAGAGCTAAAGAAAGAAGAAATTGAACATGAGCAGTCACACTAA
- a CDS encoding MFS transporter — MDVRNVFKPLDEKNLSWFHIKSLITTGMGVYTDGYDLSSIGIVLLTVLSSFGITKQSPDYTLITSAVSGAALIGAAIGAIIFGFLSNMGRKKFYGIDVGLMTIGALLQAFVENPLELVIVRFLLGFGVGADYVLSPMIMAEHSNAKDRGKILALGFGLFWGFGATTAAAIYLLLSAMGISPDIVWRIVLAAGAIPAASVIYMRRKIPETARYVGRIKGDLEELKKVIKEVTRKETLSINLEVKDTRSAFHYFRSNWNLILTAAILWFLFDIVAYAGILFGPNLIAQSLGINSGVFQILVEGAFTLPGGIIALALIDKVGRKPLQTLGFVGMAISFISFSLYKNYAGIAFSPLIAFILYGLNNLASQAGPGSVSASGVLGVELAPTKIRGVAQSITVAGGRIGAALTAFVFPSLFAHYGESFAILFLASIAGISAILTYLVVPETKGKSLEESSRELILSNIKS; from the coding sequence ATGGACGTGAGAAACGTATTTAAACCGCTAGATGAAAAGAACCTCAGTTGGTTTCATATTAAATCACTAATAACTACTGGCATGGGAGTATACACTGATGGCTATGACCTATCCTCTATAGGTATCGTATTATTAACAGTATTGTCATCTTTTGGAATAACGAAACAAAGCCCAGATTATACATTAATAACATCGGCAGTAAGTGGTGCTGCACTAATTGGAGCTGCAATAGGAGCAATAATTTTTGGTTTCCTATCAAATATGGGAAGAAAGAAGTTTTACGGAATAGATGTAGGATTAATGACAATAGGAGCATTACTACAGGCATTCGTGGAAAATCCATTAGAACTAGTAATAGTTAGATTTCTGTTAGGGTTTGGAGTCGGAGCAGATTACGTACTTTCTCCAATGATAATGGCAGAGCACAGCAACGCTAAAGATAGAGGAAAAATTCTAGCACTAGGATTTGGACTCTTTTGGGGATTTGGAGCTACTACTGCAGCTGCAATATATCTTTTACTCTCAGCTATGGGCATCTCACCCGATATAGTTTGGAGAATTGTATTGGCAGCAGGGGCCATTCCAGCAGCTTCTGTAATATATATGAGAAGAAAGATCCCAGAAACAGCTAGGTATGTTGGAAGAATTAAGGGTGATTTAGAGGAACTTAAAAAAGTTATTAAAGAGGTGACTAGAAAAGAAACTCTCTCTATAAATCTCGAAGTGAAAGACACTAGAAGTGCATTTCATTATTTCAGATCAAATTGGAACCTTATACTAACAGCAGCTATTTTATGGTTCTTATTTGATATCGTTGCATACGCTGGAATACTATTCGGACCAAATTTAATAGCACAGAGTCTTGGAATCAACTCTGGTGTCTTTCAAATTTTAGTTGAAGGAGCCTTTACTTTACCAGGAGGAATAATTGCCTTAGCTCTAATTGATAAGGTTGGAAGAAAACCACTACAAACTCTTGGATTTGTTGGTATGGCAATATCGTTTATCTCATTTTCACTATACAAAAATTACGCAGGAATAGCGTTTTCGCCTTTAATAGCCTTCATACTATATGGCCTAAATAACTTAGCTAGCCAAGCAGGGCCTGGATCTGTTTCAGCTTCAGGTGTATTAGGAGTTGAACTAGCACCAACTAAAATAAGAGGTGTTGCACAATCAATAACTGTAGCAGGTGGAAGAATAGGAGCAGCACTAACGGCTTTTGTATTTCCATCACTATTTGCACATTATGGCGAATCATTTGCAATACTTTTCTTAGCTAGTATAGCTGGCATATCTGCAATATTGACGTATCTTGTGGTACCTGAGACTAAGGGTAAATCATTAGAGGAGTCCTCAAGAGAGTTAATACTAAGTAACATAAAATCATAA
- a CDS encoding 2,5-diamino-6-(ribosylamino)-4(3H)-pyrimidinone 5'-phosphate reductase: protein MRPYIIIFSTVSIDGRLASKTGYSELSCPYDKQRQHELRSRVDAVMVGANTVRVDNPSLTVKYAKEKRNPIRVVVSGSFNLDPSYKIFTTPPLTIIYTSNLKNDKKIEVFNQKGVLVKKFTNIYDIFQDLYEAFNVRTVMVEGGGHLIWTLIKNKLYDEIRITISPKIFGNGVNLAQGEGFNGEDAPKLNLIDAKICECGNEIHLIYKQN, encoded by the coding sequence ATGAGACCGTATATAATAATCTTTAGTACTGTTTCTATAGATGGTAGGTTGGCCAGTAAGACAGGTTACAGTGAACTAAGTTGCCCTTACGATAAACAACGACAACATGAACTTAGAAGTCGGGTAGATGCAGTTATGGTAGGTGCAAATACAGTAAGAGTAGATAATCCTTCTCTTACAGTAAAATATGCTAAAGAAAAGAGAAACCCAATAAGAGTCGTAGTAAGTGGAAGCTTTAACTTAGACCCTTCATATAAAATATTTACAACCCCACCTTTAACAATTATTTACACCTCTAACTTAAAAAACGATAAGAAAATAGAGGTTTTTAATCAAAAAGGAGTACTTGTTAAGAAATTCACCAATATTTACGATATATTCCAAGATTTATATGAAGCATTTAACGTAAGAACAGTCATGGTTGAGGGTGGAGGGCATTTGATCTGGACTTTGATTAAAAATAAATTATATGATGAAATTAGAATAACAATATCTCCTAAGATTTTCGGAAATGGAGTAAACCTAGCTCAAGGAGAAGGATTTAATGGTGAAGATGCTCCTAAATTAAATCTCATTGACGCCAAAATATGCGAGTGTGGAAATGAGATCCATCTGATATATAAGCAGAATTAA
- a CDS encoding ankyrin repeat domain-containing protein, with product MPSLEKELFEALEKKNVRKVRELLDRGVDPNIQYEHGLTPLHIASGLGHPNLVKLLLKYGANPNVQNVAFPEIKIFGDIPLPKNDGYTPLHFAVQGGYAKIIKILVKHGANLNTVSNNGLSPLHLATILGKVKVVETLLKLGADPNIYKENKIAKSTRRDLTESFHGYTPLHLVILLSDTPHLRRSAVKIIKKLLKYGANPDILSDYGWLPLNTAILLENVKIIKILLKHGADPNKRDKNGCTSLHIAKILKRGNLVKILLKYGADDSIPDTECKNNLKKLKDEEIVLPCAFGIDL from the coding sequence ATGCCTTCACTTGAAAAAGAGTTGTTTGAAGCTTTGGAGAAAAAGAACGTAAGGAAAGTTAGGGAGTTACTTGATAGAGGTGTTGATCCAAATATTCAATATGAACATGGCCTAACACCTCTCCATATAGCTTCTGGACTTGGTCACCCCAATTTAGTGAAACTTTTATTAAAATATGGTGCTAATCCAAATGTTCAAAACGTAGCATTTCCTGAAATAAAAATTTTTGGCGATATTCCTCTACCTAAAAATGATGGTTATACACCCTTGCACTTTGCAGTTCAAGGAGGGTATGCAAAAATCATTAAGATTTTAGTAAAGCACGGAGCAAATCTTAATACAGTCTCTAATAATGGATTATCTCCATTACATCTTGCAACTATTTTAGGCAAAGTGAAAGTCGTTGAGACATTATTAAAGTTAGGGGCAGATCCAAACATATACAAGGAGAATAAAATCGCTAAGTCTACTAGAAGGGATCTTACTGAGTCTTTTCATGGATATACTCCACTTCACTTAGTAATACTCCTTAGTGATACACCACATCTCAGAAGAAGTGCTGTAAAAATTATCAAGAAACTATTAAAATATGGTGCCAATCCAGACATATTATCTGATTACGGATGGCTTCCATTAAATACAGCAATTTTATTGGAAAATGTAAAAATTATCAAGATATTACTTAAGCATGGAGCAGATCCAAATAAAAGAGATAAAAATGGTTGCACCTCCTTGCATATTGCGAAGATTCTTAAAAGAGGGAACTTAGTTAAAATCTTATTGAAGTATGGTGCTGATGATAGTATTCCAGATACTGAATGCAAAAATAATTTAAAGAAATTAAAGGATGAAGAAATTGTTCTTCCTTGTGCCTTCGGAATAGACTTGTAG
- a CDS encoding MFS transporter: MKTRIFPYWFLIFTIGFGWFILAPLVPVLENRFNVPLSSILFIISAYGYSMAILGLLAGFLSAKFTTRTVLILSSILSFIGLLGRAISTNFAIFFLFSILASLAYPLAVAPVGSIAKSLFEKRANTVVGISIGILFIGMATGSFLGPLIYSLMNLSGVLLLTAILGLIAMVLLIPSTKGFPVHYERSLKGSFNIGMVKNWYIGLAVASVSVMLGSIASTVLHLHGITTILAVSMGGFLSGLSFLGSGLGAILLPSLFEGYGLRLGLILTGMLTFISALISVISLSYTTNFAMIALGYFLFGFFGNAYWSMAMVSTTYYVNDPARAGFATSMYSVVTNIGVSLIPTLVGPLFDNIYTITFGVIAVVVIELIAGILSFLLKH, translated from the coding sequence ATGAAGACTCGAATATTTCCTTATTGGTTTTTAATCTTTACAATAGGGTTTGGTTGGTTTATTTTGGCACCCTTAGTCCCAGTTCTTGAAAATCGTTTTAACGTACCTTTAAGTTCTATACTTTTCATCATATCCGCTTATGGGTATAGCATGGCTATTTTAGGTTTATTAGCTGGCTTCTTGTCGGCTAAATTCACAACTAGAACTGTTTTAATCCTATCTTCAATACTTTCGTTTATAGGACTTTTAGGTAGAGCTATTTCAACAAACTTTGCGATATTTTTCCTTTTTTCAATTTTAGCATCCCTAGCATATCCATTAGCAGTAGCTCCAGTCGGCAGTATTGCAAAATCCCTATTCGAAAAGAGGGCAAATACTGTAGTGGGAATAAGTATAGGCATTCTGTTTATAGGAATGGCTACTGGATCATTTCTAGGCCCCCTAATCTATTCGTTGATGAATCTAAGTGGTGTTTTATTGTTAACTGCAATTTTAGGACTTATAGCAATGGTTCTACTGATTCCATCTACTAAGGGATTTCCAGTTCATTACGAAAGATCTCTTAAAGGAAGTTTTAACATTGGCATGGTAAAAAATTGGTACATTGGACTTGCAGTTGCCTCTGTTTCAGTAATGCTTGGCAGTATCGCGTCGACAGTTTTACATCTTCATGGTATTACTACCATATTAGCGGTTAGTATGGGCGGTTTTCTGAGTGGATTGAGTTTTCTAGGATCTGGACTCGGGGCAATATTATTGCCCTCCTTATTTGAGGGATATGGGCTAAGGCTAGGACTTATCTTAACTGGTATGTTAACGTTCATTTCCGCGCTAATCAGCGTAATCTCACTTTCCTATACCACCAATTTTGCTATGATTGCGCTAGGCTATTTCCTATTTGGTTTCTTCGGCAACGCTTATTGGTCGATGGCCATGGTTTCCACTACATATTACGTTAATGATCCTGCAAGAGCCGGTTTTGCGACATCAATGTACAGTGTTGTAACTAATATAGGTGTTTCATTAATCCCAACTCTTGTAGGACCACTTTTCGACAACATTTATACAATAACATTTGGAGTAATAGCCGTAGTAGTTATTGAACTTATAGCAGGTATATTATCTTTTTTACTAAAACATTAG